The Mytilus trossulus isolate FHL-02 chromosome 3, PNRI_Mtr1.1.1.hap1, whole genome shotgun sequence genome contains a region encoding:
- the LOC134710297 gene encoding uncharacterized protein LOC134710297, whose protein sequence is MAFSLSDGKTQTPTLCQFCEESPEIKWKCINCELFLCQLCSTKIHSKSKASKEHEIIRYKSIETEDAAPSIDKVYLESMVCTMHCQQKCFVYCKDCSQPACSKCLSDTHKLHDYKPLDEAYNEIISEKEKLINKLKSNLHFLRNAKGKLNKILSDGNNNLKETREAVKQTEKEMKESITKYVADLLQELETKSKSSENIIKAELSTMKKNEDNLEDRISNLNQSKQYHQLADILSPLTKYPVKKMKHNEVKFIPSNMQEKLGRQSVLGDLYTIPDLELIDSYQSVIQNVTNILFYSDNCAFVGSYSSQKLQKIIFGNHRIKVQREIKIKVYDMAKTRDGEILVSSEESEIKLHTKDGQLKTFKSFSPLKTLGIHITKDHKIIIGLTESLKIPATKDSIRTLVIMNQDCYIQTTIEFESLLTYPYRIQSFNDKILVVDIINTEWEGRVVMLDERGKLYWTYNGYNSINSDQEHFYPDDIAITSSDTILVSDCENHTIHVLNADGKLIVCKDVKCLGIELPLGLCIDKNQVLWIGCNTYVKEKFSKAKINCVKLT, encoded by the coding sequence ATGGCCTTTTCACTGTCTGATGGAAAAACACAGACCCCAACCCTGTGTCAGTTCTGTGAAGAATCACCAGAGATTAAGTGGAAGTGTATTAACTGTGAACTATTTCTATGTCAATTGTGCAGTACAAAGATACACAGTAAAAGCAAGGCATCTAAGGAACATGAAATTATCAGGTATAAATCAATTGAAACAGAGGATGCTGCCCCATCAATAGATAAAGTTTATCTTGAGAGCATGGTATGTACAATGCATTGTCAACAAAAGTGTTTCGTCTACTGTAAAGACTGCAGTCAGCCAGCTTGTTCAAAATGTTTATCTGACACTCATAAACTACATGATTATAAACCCCTGGATGAAGCCTATAATGAAATAATCTCTGAAAAGGAAAAActtataaacaaattgaaatcaaaCCTTCATTTTCTCAGAAATGCAAAGGGCAAACTGAACAAAATACTCTCAGATGGGAACAACAATTTGAAAGAAACAAGGGAAGCAGTTAAACAAACAGAGAAAGAAATGAAGGAGTCTATTACAAAATATGTTGCAGACCTTTTACAAGAACtggaaacaaaatcaaaatcgtcAGAAAATATAATCAAAGCAGAACTTTCAACCATGAAAAAGAATGAGGATAACTTGGAGGACAGAATCAGCAATCTTAATCAATCAAAGCAGTATCATCAACTAGCAGACATTTTATCTCCATTGACAAAGTATCCTgtcaaaaaaatgaaacataatgaGGTCAAATTCATTCCTAGCAATATGCAAGAGAAATTAGGGAGGCAATCAGTGCTTGGTGATCTTTATACAATTCCAGACTTGGAACTGATAGACTCTTATCAAAGCGTTATTCAAAATGTGACAAACATCCTATTCTATAGTGACAACTGTGCCTTTGTAGGAAGTTATTCTAgtcaaaaactacaaaaaataatatttggaaATCATCGTATCAAAGTACAAAGAGAAATTAAGATAAAAGTATATGATATGGCTAAGACAAGGGATGGAGAAATACTTGTATCATCTGAAGAAAGTGAAATAAAACTTCATACCAAAGATGgacaattaaaaacatttaaatctttttctCCATTGAAAACATTAGGTATTCATATCACAAAAGACCATAAGATAATAATAGGGCTGACAGAATCTTTAAAAATACCTGCAACAAAAGACAGTATTAGAACACTTGTGATTATGAACCAAGATTGTTACATACAAACTACTATTGAATTTGAAAGTCTTTTAACATATCCATACAGAATCCAATCTTTCAATGATAAGATATTAGTTGTAGATATCATAAACACAGAATGGGAGGGGAGGGTAGTAATGTTAGATGAGAGGGGGAAACTCTATTGGACCTACAATGGTTACAACAGTATCAACTCTGATCAGGAACATTTCTATCCAGATGATATAGCAATAACCTCTTCAGATACAATTTTAGTTTCTGACTGTGAAAATcatactatacatgtattaaatgcTGATGGGAAACTTATTGTATGTAAGGATGTTAAATGCTTGGGAATAGAATTACCATTAGGTCTTTGTATTGACAAAAACCAAGTTTTATGGATTGGATGTAATACATATGTTAAAGAAAAATTTAGTAAGGCTAAGATAAATTGTGTAAAGCTAACCTAA